Proteins from one Malaya genurostris strain Urasoe2022 chromosome 2, Malgen_1.1, whole genome shotgun sequence genomic window:
- the LOC131430641 gene encoding ichor has translation MVNYTMSGQNESDVESLLMSPCWNQSTSVQDQYILDGHKLLLDAELESLPSDSETQKSSMDVLENLLLNSTSINSSNSSNDGDVKPLPSFTSFNTGHLSINGISGYHYTAIAQRLPEENNNYSQNSFQNGTSNGSNGDNNIVSSSTCLPDSVMNPDGNGADSCLQDVKLFSDSSIDGKIYSTSADSCVISGPDSVSGARIFVDSKELSEYDMSSIEDIAAIIGSAIADTTVPNNKVEKEDGNDTRDSWMDLDAWIEGTCTTPESKLIVSQQDSLSELILPHSPVHTAGSTLQSLLTHGYMPLLQNRLQNGPPIKIETPTSTSYCGELISTSTSPPGSVVSTTDNLILNGRYLQNHQNSHFALSMGLKPDGLCSPDLMGNFPHTTSTTPTTPKNKRRPHKQSKTNGHGHPQVQQGQQSQQNSSIQQSAAQQCHQQQLSAAAAAAAQTQAALSFQAASELSGLLGKDKPVHRCNICNRGFLNKSNIKVHLRTHTGEKPFRCEVCAKAFRQKAHLIKHQQIHKRIGRD, from the coding sequence ATGGTGAACTACACCATGAGCGGTCAGAACGAATCGGACGTGGAGAGTCTGCTGATGAGCCCTTGCTGGAACCAGTCGACTAGTGTACAGGACCAATACATACTGGATGGACACAAGCTGCTGCTGGATGCGGAACTAGAATCGCTACCGAGTGATTCTGAGACGCAGAAGAGTTCGATGGATGTGCTGgagaacttactgctaaattcaaccTCAATCAACAGCAGTAACTCCAGCAACGATGGCGACGTCAAACCACTGCCATCGTTTACATCCTTCAACACGGGACATCTGTCCATCAATGGGATATCCGGGTATCACTATACAGCGATCGCACAACGGTTGCCGGAGGAGAACAACAACTATTCACAGAACTCGTTTCAAAATGGCACGAGCAATGGAAGTAATGGTGACAACAATATCGTTTCCTCCTCAACGTGTCTACCGGATTCGGTGATGAATCCGGATGGAAATGGGGCCGATAGTTGCCTGCAGGACGTGAAGCTTTTTTCGGATAGTTCTATTGACGGGAAAATATATTCCACAAGCGCCGATAGTTGCGTGATAAGTGGTCCCGATTCCGTGTCCGGAGCCAGAATATTCGTCGACTCCAAGGAGCTGTCCGAATATGACATGAGCTCGATTGAGGATATTGCGGCGATTATTGGATCAGCGATAGCGGACACTACTGTACCAAACAATAAGGTAGAGAAAGAGGATGGGAACGATACCAGGGACTCGTGGATGGATTTGGATGCTTGGATCGAAGGTACCTGTACGACTCCGGAGAGTAAATTGATCGTATCGCAACAGGATTCACTCAGTGAATTAATCCTACCTCATTCTCCCGTTCATACGGCCGGTTCGACACTGCAGAGCTTGCTGACGCATGGGTATATGCCACTGCTACAGAACCGGTTACAGAATGGTCCACCGATCAAAATTGAAACACCCACCTCGACGTCCTACTGTGGCGAACTGATATCGACTTCAACTAGTCCACCGGGTTCGGTAGTGTCCACTACCGACAATCTGATCCTGAACGGAAGGTACCTGCAAAATCATCAAAATTCCCACTTTGCCCTCAGTATGGGTTTGAAACCCGATGGTCTGTGTAGTCCCGAccttatgggaaattttccgCATACCACCAGCACAACTCCAACGACACCAAAAAACAAACGACGGCCCCATAAACAGTCCAAAACTAATGGTCATGGGCATCCCCAGGTGCAGCAGGGCCAACAATCACAGCAAAACTCATCCATCCAGCAGTCGGCAGCCCAGCAATGCCACCAGCAACAGCTCTCGGCAGCTGCGGCTGCTGCAGCCCAAACTCAGGCAGCACTAAGTTTCCAAGCAGCCAGCGAACTGAGCGGACTCCTCGGTAAAGACAAACCCGTCCACCGGTGCAATATCTGCAACCGGGGGTTCCTGAATAAAAGCAACATCAAAGTACACCTGCGAACGCACACCGGCGAGAAACCGTTCCGCTGCGAAGTCTGCGCCAAAGCCTTCCGCCAGAAGGCGCACCTCATCAAACACCAGCAGATACACAAACGAATCGGGAGGGATTGA